The Blattabacterium cuenoti genome includes a region encoding these proteins:
- the atpG gene encoding ATP synthase F1 subunit gamma, whose translation MSNPKEIKRRILSIESVIKTTEAMKMISIVKLRKIKNLLIQIKIYLDYIETILLDLLFMEKYKENLSNNQYFTKIGKEKMKLFIVFTSDRGLCGSFNSSIFEKINFIFHKKGYNENECVFLSVGKKGFDFLCGKYNMYNQDLIENNFLNKKIQSLTSELISDFIQKKFSAIYLIYNHLKKSLLQETIIEKFLPISIKNLKKKTSKIYSILEPDQKKILNLLIPKFLNTKLLKTFLESTTAEHTSRMISMHKATENAYDIKHDLILNYNKERQTAITKEILEIISGSESLK comes from the coding sequence ATGTCTAATCCAAAAGAAATTAAAAGAAGAATATTATCTATAGAATCAGTTATAAAAACTACAGAAGCAATGAAAATGATTTCTATAGTGAAATTACGGAAAATAAAAAATTTACTTATTCAAATTAAAATTTATTTGGATTATATAGAAACAATTCTCTTAGATCTCTTATTTATGGAAAAGTATAAAGAAAATTTATCAAACAATCAATATTTTACAAAAATAGGAAAAGAAAAAATGAAATTATTTATTGTATTTACTTCTGATCGTGGTTTATGTGGTTCTTTTAATTCTTCTATTTTTGAAAAAATTAATTTTATTTTTCATAAAAAAGGGTACAATGAGAATGAATGTGTATTTTTATCTGTTGGAAAAAAAGGATTTGATTTTTTATGTGGAAAATATAATATGTATAATCAAGATTTGATCGAAAATAATTTTTTGAATAAAAAAATACAATCTTTAACATCAGAGTTAATTTCTGATTTTATTCAAAAAAAATTTTCTGCAATTTATTTAATATATAATCATTTAAAAAAATCTTTGCTTCAAGAAACAATTATAGAAAAATTTCTTCCAATTTCTATTAAAAATCTGAAAAAAAAAACATCGAAAATTTACTCTATTTTAGAACCTGATCAAAAGAAAATATTAAATTTATTAATTCCAAAATTTTTAAATACGAAATTGTTAAAAACTTTTTTGGAATCTACTACAGCAGAACATACATCTCGAATGATATCTATGCATAAAGCTACAGAAAATGCTTATGATATTAAACATGATTTAATATTAAATTATAATAAAGAAAGACAAACTGCAATTACAAAAGAAATACTTGAAATTATTAGTGGATCAGAATCTTTAAAATGA
- the trpS gene encoding tryptophan--tRNA ligase: protein MEKMLTGIRSTGSPHLGNILSVIIPSVSIANKSTKHSSFIFIADLHSMIHIENIKTIKNNTYEIAAAWLAFGLNIDNCLFYRQSDVSLVTELAWYFNCFYPYKRLVLAHAFKKEMKEIDHGKISVGLFTYPILMAADILLYNAEIIPVGKDQLQHIEIARRIANYFNKKIGKKLFVIPNAFLQKKNMFVLGTDGKKMSKSKKNCIDIFSSDEILKKQIMGIRTDNKSVEEKKNPETDYIMLLYSLIAPLDKIEIMKEKYRKGGYGYYEAKIALYEYIIHKFSYERKKFFSLMKKKSFLDHILALGAKKAKNIAQERLNCIRKHLKFNSIN from the coding sequence ATGGAAAAAATGTTAACAGGAATTAGAAGTACAGGTTCCCCTCATTTGGGAAATATTTTAAGTGTGATTATTCCGTCTGTATCCATAGCTAATAAAAGTACAAAACATTCTTCATTCATATTTATAGCGGATTTGCATTCTATGATTCACATAGAAAATATAAAAACAATCAAAAATAATACTTATGAAATTGCAGCTGCATGGTTAGCTTTTGGATTGAATATAGATAATTGTTTATTTTATAGACAATCTGATGTTTCATTAGTAACTGAATTGGCCTGGTATTTCAATTGTTTTTATCCATATAAAAGACTTGTGTTAGCTCATGCTTTTAAAAAAGAAATGAAGGAAATAGATCATGGTAAAATAAGTGTAGGTTTATTTACTTATCCTATTTTAATGGCAGCTGATATTTTACTTTATAATGCAGAAATTATTCCAGTAGGAAAAGATCAATTACAACATATAGAAATCGCTCGTCGAATAGCGAATTATTTTAATAAAAAAATAGGAAAAAAATTATTTGTTATCCCTAATGCTTTTTTGCAAAAAAAAAATATGTTTGTTTTAGGAACAGACGGTAAAAAAATGAGTAAATCTAAAAAAAATTGTATTGATATTTTTTCTTCAGATGAAATTTTAAAAAAACAAATTATGGGTATACGTACAGATAATAAATCTGTAGAAGAAAAAAAGAATCCTGAAACTGATTATATTATGTTGTTATATAGTTTAATAGCTCCTTTGGATAAGATAGAGATTATGAAAGAAAAATATAGAAAAGGTGGATATGGATATTATGAAGCGAAAATTGCATTATACGAATATATTATTCATAAATTCTCATATGAGAGAAAAAAATTTTTTTCTCTGATGAAAAAGAAATCTTTTTTGGATCATATTTTAGCTTTAGGAGCTAAAAAAGCAAAAAATATAGCTCAAGAAAGATTAAATTGCATTAGAAAACATTTGAAATTCAATTCTATAAATTGA
- a CDS encoding nucleotide exchange factor GrpE, translating to MDINQINTDKQSSSSSSSCEEVESSSCQEKTKVDDSLKKEIQFLKEELEKEKDKFLRLFAEFENSKKRIQKERFDIFRNVHEQILIDLIPILDDFERCIKELRKYKDKDEYLVKGIFFIQEKLIKILKEKGLNKIKIKKGDDFNTDFHDAVTQIPAVTENLKGKIIEIIEAGYILKEKVIRHAKVITGK from the coding sequence ATGGATATCAATCAAATAAACACTGACAAACAGTCCTCCTCATCCTCATCCTCATGTGAGGAAGTAGAGTCTTCCTCTTGTCAAGAAAAAACAAAAGTGGATGATTCATTAAAAAAAGAAATCCAATTTCTTAAAGAAGAGTTAGAAAAAGAAAAAGATAAATTTTTACGTCTTTTTGCTGAATTTGAAAATTCTAAAAAACGCATACAAAAAGAAAGATTTGATATTTTTAGAAATGTTCATGAGCAAATTCTTATAGATTTAATTCCGATTTTAGATGATTTTGAACGATGTATTAAAGAATTAAGAAAATATAAAGATAAAGATGAATATCTTGTAAAAGGAATTTTTTTTATACAGGAAAAACTTATTAAAATTTTAAAAGAAAAAGGATTAAATAAAATCAAAATAAAAAAAGGTGATGATTTTAACACGGATTTTCATGATGCTGTAACGCAAATACCAGCTGTAACTGAAAATTTAAAAGGAAAAATTATAGAAATCATAGAAGCTGGATATATTTTAAAAGAAAAAGTGATACGACATGCTAAAGTTATTACCGGAAAATAA
- the dnaJ gene encoding molecular chaperone DnaJ, whose product MMKKDYYEVLGVSKNASPEEIKKAYRKLAIKYHPDKNLDNKKKAEEKFKEAAEAYEVLSNTEKRQRYDKFGHSGIKGSASGSGMNMEDIFANFGDIFADAFGESFSNFGFGRSTRNKTIKGSDLRIRVKLSLEEIAHGVEKKVKVKRLKAAKGIKFKNCTSCNGTGQITRVTNTILGRMQTTSQCGICYGTGKVIENIPYGANKHGLIKEEELVTIKIPEGLTEGIQLKVSEKGNEAPFGGISGDLIVLIEEIPHAKLKREGSNLHYDLYISFSDAILGAIKEVPTINGKARIKIDPGTQSGKTLRLKNKGLPNIEGYGYGSLLIHVNVWTPKKINEEQRKFFEKMRKNENFIPHPGNSEKSFFDKVREMFS is encoded by the coding sequence ATGATGAAAAAAGATTATTACGAAGTATTAGGAGTTTCTAAAAATGCTTCTCCAGAAGAAATTAAAAAGGCTTATCGAAAACTAGCAATAAAATATCATCCAGATAAGAATTTAGATAACAAAAAAAAAGCAGAAGAAAAATTCAAAGAAGCGGCTGAAGCTTATGAAGTATTAAGTAATACAGAAAAAAGACAACGTTATGATAAATTTGGACATTCTGGAATAAAAGGAAGCGCATCAGGTTCAGGTATGAACATGGAGGATATTTTTGCGAATTTTGGGGATATTTTCGCTGATGCATTTGGAGAAAGTTTTTCCAATTTCGGATTTGGAAGATCAACTAGAAACAAAACTATTAAAGGAAGTGATTTAAGAATTAGAGTCAAACTTTCATTAGAAGAAATAGCTCACGGAGTTGAAAAAAAAGTAAAAGTTAAAAGACTTAAAGCAGCTAAAGGCATAAAATTTAAAAATTGTACATCTTGTAATGGGACTGGTCAGATAACACGAGTCACTAATACTATTTTAGGGAGAATGCAAACAACTTCACAATGTGGAATATGTTATGGAACTGGAAAAGTGATTGAAAATATTCCTTATGGAGCTAATAAACATGGATTAATTAAAGAGGAGGAGTTAGTAACTATAAAGATTCCCGAAGGATTAACAGAAGGGATTCAATTGAAAGTTTCTGAAAAAGGAAATGAAGCTCCATTTGGAGGAATTTCTGGTGATTTGATTGTGTTAATTGAGGAAATCCCTCATGCAAAATTAAAAAGAGAAGGAAGTAATCTTCATTATGATTTATACATATCATTTTCAGATGCAATATTGGGCGCTATAAAAGAAGTTCCCACTATTAATGGGAAAGCGAGAATAAAAATAGATCCAGGAACACAGTCAGGAAAAACTCTTAGATTAAAAAACAAAGGATTGCCTAATATTGAAGGATATGGATATGGAAGTCTTTTAATTCATGTGAATGTTTGGACTCCAAAAAAAATTAATGAAGAACAAAGAAAATTTTTTGAAAAAATGAGAAAAAATGAAAATTTTATTCCTCATCCAGGAAATTCAGAAAAATCTTTTTTTGATAAAGTCAGAGAAATGTTCTCATAA
- the mnmA gene encoding tRNA 2-thiouridine(34) synthase MnmA → MQKVVVGLSGGVDSSVAALILKKKGYQVIGLFMHNWEWEEEDINKCTWKEDSIDAMLVAKQLNIPFQVVDMKNEYKKHVINYMFNEYRLGKTPNPDILCNKEIKFKIFLKKALNLGADFIATGHYANKEKIVKNRKIIYRLLIGKDLNKDQSYFLCQLTQYQLKKSLFPLGLLTKNQVRKIADIYRLRNAHKKESQGLCFVGKINLPNFLKKKIIPKKGKIIFINSNSSIYQEKKHFLSKEEELFFLSKKKKYRKSDGKVIGYHQGAHSFTKGQRKGIALGGYQEALFVIDTDVKENIVYTGMGKKHPGLYRKSLFIHEENIHWIRKDLTLLEGDKMNVFCRIRYRQPLQKSKLYKIRKGMFIEFETMQCAITEGQFVAWYIGKELIGSGVISIILYFIFFSKIEYIL, encoded by the coding sequence ATGCAAAAAGTAGTAGTTGGACTTTCAGGCGGAGTTGATTCAAGTGTTGCTGCATTAATTCTTAAAAAAAAAGGTTATCAAGTTATTGGCTTATTTATGCATAATTGGGAATGGGAAGAGGAAGATATTAACAAATGTACTTGGAAAGAAGATAGCATTGATGCTATGTTAGTTGCTAAACAATTAAATATACCTTTTCAAGTAGTTGATATGAAAAATGAATATAAAAAACATGTCATTAATTACATGTTTAACGAGTATAGATTAGGAAAAACTCCTAATCCAGATATCTTGTGTAATAAAGAAATAAAATTCAAAATTTTTTTGAAAAAAGCCCTTAATTTAGGAGCAGATTTCATTGCTACAGGACATTATGCGAATAAAGAAAAAATTGTAAAAAATAGAAAAATAATTTATCGTCTTTTAATTGGAAAAGATCTGAATAAAGATCAATCATATTTTTTATGTCAATTAACACAATATCAATTGAAAAAATCACTATTTCCATTAGGATTATTAACTAAAAATCAAGTTAGAAAAATAGCAGATATATATCGATTACGTAATGCTCATAAAAAAGAATCTCAAGGTTTATGTTTTGTAGGTAAAATTAATTTACCCAATTTTCTTAAAAAAAAAATCATTCCAAAAAAAGGAAAAATAATTTTCATAAATTCTAACTCCTCAATATATCAAGAAAAAAAACATTTTCTTTCTAAAGAAGAAGAATTGTTTTTTTTGTCTAAAAAAAAAAAATATAGAAAATCAGATGGGAAAGTAATTGGATACCATCAAGGGGCTCATTCTTTTACTAAGGGACAACGTAAAGGGATAGCATTAGGTGGTTATCAGGAAGCTCTTTTTGTTATAGATACTGATGTAAAAGAAAATATTGTTTATACAGGTATGGGGAAAAAACATCCAGGATTATATAGGAAATCTTTGTTTATTCATGAAGAAAATATTCATTGGATACGGAAAGATCTTACTCTTTTGGAAGGTGATAAAATGAATGTATTTTGTAGAATTCGTTATAGACAACCATTACAAAAATCAAAATTATATAAAATAAGAAAAGGAATGTTTATTGAGTTTGAAACCATGCAATGTGCTATAACAGAAGGACAATTTGTCGCTTGGTATATTGGAAAGGAATTGATAGGATCAGGAGTAATTTCTATTATTTTATATTTTATATTTTTTTCAAAAATTGAATATATTTTATAA
- the ilvD gene encoding dihydroxy-acid dehydratase, with translation MKKRINDFSKKITKEPNLPAAHAMLYAAGMKESDFCKAQIGIVSNWYEGNPCNMHLDKLAKRIKSSVIKKNLVGFQFTTIGVSDGITMGTSGMRYSLPSRELIADSIETVVNSHHYDGVIAIPGCDKNIPGVMIALLRLNRPSIIVYGGSISSGYYNGKKLDVISSFEALGKKNTNQISEDEYRNIVKNSCPGPGACGGMYTANTMASALEAMGMMLPYSSSSPSTSENKKKECEEISVYMKNILEKGIKPKDIVTKTSIENGVKLAMCLGGSTNLVLHFLAIAKSANIDFSLKDFHKISNQVPLIGNLKPSGIFLMEDIHMYIGGMPVIIKYLLNEGILSGDCLTVTGKTLCENMKNIPNITFNQKIVHSLARPIKKNGHIRILYGNLSPEGAVAKITGKEGTIFRGKANVFNSEKEANQAILNNKILPGIVIVIRYVGPMGGPGMPEMLKPTSYIMGSGLGKKVALITDGRFSGGSHGFVVGHISPEAQSGGLIALVQNDDFIKIDTENDTITLEVEYEEIQKRRKLWSPPLLKIQKGYLYKYTKMVSQASEGCVTDQF, from the coding sequence ATGAAAAAAAGAATTAACGATTTTAGTAAGAAAATCACGAAAGAACCTAATTTGCCAGCGGCACATGCTATGTTGTATGCTGCAGGAATGAAAGAATCAGATTTTTGCAAAGCTCAAATAGGAATAGTTAGTAATTGGTACGAAGGGAATCCTTGTAATATGCATTTAGACAAATTAGCTAAAAGAATCAAATCATCGGTTATAAAAAAAAATTTAGTAGGATTTCAATTTACTACTATTGGAGTAAGTGATGGAATTACTATGGGAACATCAGGAATGAGGTATTCATTACCTTCTAGAGAATTAATAGCAGATAGTATAGAAACTGTAGTCAATTCTCATCATTATGATGGAGTGATAGCTATACCTGGATGTGATAAAAATATACCAGGAGTTATGATAGCTTTGTTAAGATTGAATAGACCATCTATAATTGTATACGGAGGAAGTATTTCTTCTGGTTATTATAATGGAAAAAAATTAGATGTTATTTCTTCTTTTGAAGCTTTAGGAAAAAAAAATACGAATCAAATTAGTGAAGATGAATATAGAAATATTGTAAAGAATTCTTGTCCTGGTCCAGGAGCTTGTGGAGGAATGTATACGGCAAATACTATGGCTTCTGCTTTAGAAGCTATGGGGATGATGCTTCCTTATTCTTCATCTTCTCCTTCAACTAGTGAAAACAAGAAAAAAGAATGTGAAGAAATTTCTGTATATATGAAAAATATTTTAGAAAAAGGAATCAAACCTAAAGATATAGTAACAAAAACTTCTATAGAAAATGGAGTCAAATTAGCTATGTGTTTAGGTGGGTCTACTAATTTAGTTTTACATTTTTTAGCCATTGCTAAATCAGCAAATATTGATTTTTCTTTAAAAGATTTTCATAAAATTAGTAATCAAGTCCCTCTCATTGGAAATCTAAAACCTAGTGGAATTTTTTTGATGGAAGATATACATATGTATATAGGAGGAATGCCTGTTATTATAAAATATTTATTAAATGAAGGAATATTATCAGGAGATTGTTTAACCGTTACTGGAAAAACATTATGTGAAAATATGAAAAATATTCCCAATATAACTTTTAATCAAAAAATAGTTCATTCCTTAGCCCGTCCAATCAAAAAAAATGGACATATCAGAATTTTATATGGAAATTTATCTCCAGAAGGGGCTGTTGCCAAAATAACTGGAAAAGAAGGAACAATTTTCCGTGGAAAGGCTAATGTTTTTAATTCTGAAAAAGAAGCAAATCAAGCTATTTTGAATAATAAAATTTTACCTGGAATCGTTATTGTAATTCGATATGTAGGTCCTATGGGTGGCCCAGGAATGCCAGAAATGTTAAAACCAACATCTTATATTATGGGATCTGGTTTAGGGAAAAAAGTAGCACTCATTACAGATGGAAGATTCTCAGGTGGATCACATGGTTTTGTTGTAGGACATATTTCTCCAGAAGCACAATCTGGAGGATTAATTGCTTTAGTACAAAATGATGATTTTATTAAAATAGATACGGAAAATGACACTATTACTCTTGAAGTAGAATATGAAGAAATACAAAAAAGGAGAAAATTATGGAGTCCACCTTTGTTAAAAATACAAAAAGGATATCTATATAAATATACAAAAATGGTATCCCAAGCTTCTGAAGGATGCGTTACAGATCAATTTTAG
- the ilvB gene encoding biosynthetic-type acetolactate synthase large subunit, with amino-acid sequence MERKFFYGSEIVIKTLLYEKVKYIFGYPGGAIMPIYDSLHDYLSSISHILMRHEQGSIHAAQGYARATGQIGVCFTTSGPGATNLITGLADALIDSTPIVCITGQVSSHLLGTDAFQETNIMDISIPVTKWNIQVLKTEDICESIKKGFFIAKKGRPGPVLIDITKDAQLQKAVFHYTRCKHIKNFHPYPCIEDKKIIEAANLINLAEKPLILVGQGVILAEAEEEFKEFVEKTGIPVASTLLGLGALDSDHRLYVGMLGMHGNYAPNILTNQCDIIIAVGMRFDDRVTGDVKKYARRAKIIHLEIDSSEINKNILCHIPILGDCKISLKKLVSYVNQSIHKEWIDQFFHLKEKEKNVVIQRDINPKQGEITMGEVIKWINQYKQKNAILVTDVGQHQMIASRYFNFTCKKSQITSGGLGTMGFALPASIGAQLGSKNRQVICVVGDGGIQMTIQEMGTILQNSIPVKIILLNNNFLGMVRQWQQLFFNKRYSCTELVNPDFIKLANAYDIKAKKVKEREELGESIKKALNHETAFLLEIVIKKEDNVFPMIPAGASVDEIRLT; translated from the coding sequence ATGGAAAGAAAGTTCTTCTATGGTTCAGAAATCGTAATAAAAACCCTATTATATGAAAAGGTAAAATACATCTTTGGATATCCAGGTGGTGCTATTATGCCCATATACGATTCTTTGCATGATTATTTAAGTTCTATTTCGCATATTCTTATGCGTCATGAACAAGGTTCAATTCATGCTGCACAAGGATATGCTAGAGCTACTGGTCAAATTGGTGTGTGTTTTACAACTTCAGGCCCAGGAGCTACCAATTTAATTACTGGATTAGCCGATGCTTTGATAGATAGTACTCCTATTGTTTGTATTACTGGACAAGTTTCTTCTCATTTATTAGGAACTGATGCTTTTCAAGAAACAAATATTATGGATATTTCTATCCCTGTAACCAAATGGAATATTCAAGTTTTAAAAACTGAAGATATTTGTGAATCAATCAAAAAAGGTTTTTTTATTGCTAAAAAAGGAAGACCAGGACCTGTTTTAATAGATATTACTAAAGATGCTCAGCTTCAAAAAGCTGTATTCCACTATACACGTTGTAAACATATTAAAAATTTTCATCCATATCCTTGTATAGAAGATAAAAAAATAATAGAAGCTGCAAATCTAATCAACTTAGCGGAAAAACCCTTAATTCTTGTAGGTCAAGGAGTCATTTTAGCTGAAGCAGAAGAAGAATTTAAAGAATTTGTTGAAAAAACTGGAATTCCAGTAGCGAGTACTCTGTTAGGATTAGGAGCATTGGATAGTGATCATCGTTTGTATGTTGGCATGTTAGGCATGCATGGAAATTATGCTCCAAATATTTTAACTAATCAATGTGATATAATCATTGCAGTAGGAATGCGATTTGATGATCGTGTAACTGGAGATGTTAAAAAATATGCTAGACGAGCTAAAATTATTCATTTAGAAATAGATTCTTCGGAAATAAACAAAAACATTTTATGTCATATTCCAATTTTAGGAGATTGTAAAATTTCTTTAAAAAAACTGGTTTCTTACGTTAATCAATCTATTCATAAAGAATGGATTGATCAATTTTTTCATCTTAAAGAAAAAGAAAAAAACGTAGTTATACAAAGAGATATCAATCCAAAACAAGGAGAAATTACGATGGGGGAAGTAATTAAATGGATTAACCAATATAAACAAAAAAACGCAATCCTTGTAACTGATGTAGGACAACATCAAATGATAGCTTCAAGATATTTTAATTTTACCTGCAAAAAAAGTCAAATTACTTCTGGAGGATTAGGAACTATGGGTTTTGCTTTACCAGCTTCAATAGGTGCTCAATTAGGATCCAAAAATAGACAAGTAATCTGTGTTGTAGGAGATGGAGGAATCCAAATGACAATACAAGAAATGGGAACTATTTTGCAAAATAGTATTCCCGTTAAAATTATACTATTAAATAATAATTTCTTGGGAATGGTACGTCAGTGGCAACAACTTTTTTTCAATAAACGTTATTCGTGTACAGAATTAGTGAATCCAGATTTTATCAAATTAGCTAATGCTTATGATATAAAAGCAAAAAAGGTGAAAGAAAGAGAGGAATTAGGAGAATCAATAAAGAAAGCATTAAATCATGAAACAGCTTTCTTACTAGAAATTGTAATTAAAAAAGAAGATAATGTTTTTCCTATGATTCCTGCAGGAGCATCTGTAGATGAAATTCGTTTAACATAA
- a CDS encoding ACT domain-containing protein, giving the protein MKHKFRIIILGEKEIRLLSRILIILNRRNLKTNHINVSNNENGTISNIQYIIDLECKEEQLFKIKKLIEKLIGIIHVYYSKLEKLNSRKNSCKKIDLPLATY; this is encoded by the coding sequence ATGAAGCATAAATTCAGAATAATAATTTTAGGAGAAAAAGAAATAAGATTATTAAGCAGAATTCTTATTATATTAAATAGAAGAAATTTGAAAACCAATCACATTAATGTATCGAATAATGAAAATGGAACAATTAGTAATATCCAATATATTATTGATTTAGAATGTAAGGAAGAACAATTGTTTAAAATAAAAAAATTAATTGAAAAATTAATTGGAATTATTCATGTTTACTATTCTAAATTAGAGAAACTAAATTCTAGAAAAAATTCATGTAAAAAAATTGATTTACCACTAGCAACATATTAA
- the ilvC gene encoding ketol-acid reductoisomerase produces the protein MKIKFGSIEETIITRDEFPLWKAREILKKETISVLGYGVQGPGQSLNLRDNGFQVIVGQRKCSNSWKKALQDEWIEGENLFSLEEAAERGTILMYLLSDAGQISFWPTLSKYLTEGKSLYFSHGFGLTFCNQTKIYPSKNIDIFLVAPKGSGTSLRRLFKKGKGINSSYAIYQDYSGNSLEKTLSIGIGIGSGYLFKTNFKNEVYSDLVGERGTLMGAIQGIFAAQYQTLREKGHSPSESFNETVEELTQSLMPLVSEKGMDWMYANCSTTAQRGALDWWKKFRDATFPVFQELYHEVLSGHEAKRIIQANSHINYREKLQKELQDLRKSELWEVGSMIRNLRPEKKDQN, from the coding sequence ATGAAAATTAAATTTGGATCTATAGAAGAAACTATCATTACAAGAGATGAATTTCCATTATGGAAAGCTAGAGAAATTTTGAAAAAAGAAACTATTTCTGTTTTAGGTTATGGAGTTCAAGGTCCTGGACAGTCTCTAAATTTAAGGGATAATGGATTTCAAGTAATAGTAGGACAAAGAAAATGTTCTAATTCTTGGAAAAAAGCGTTACAAGATGAATGGATAGAAGGAGAAAATCTTTTTTCTTTAGAAGAAGCTGCTGAAAGAGGTACGATACTTATGTATTTATTATCAGATGCAGGTCAAATCTCTTTTTGGCCTACTCTTAGTAAATATTTAACTGAAGGAAAATCTTTATATTTTTCACATGGATTTGGATTAACTTTTTGTAATCAAACAAAAATATATCCTTCTAAAAATATAGATATTTTTTTAGTAGCGCCTAAAGGATCAGGAACTAGTTTAAGAAGACTTTTTAAAAAAGGAAAAGGAATTAATTCTAGTTATGCTATTTATCAGGATTATAGTGGGAATAGTTTAGAAAAAACTTTATCTATTGGAATAGGAATAGGATCTGGATATTTATTTAAAACAAATTTTAAAAATGAGGTATATTCCGATTTAGTAGGAGAAAGAGGGACTTTGATGGGAGCTATACAAGGAATTTTTGCTGCACAATATCAAACATTAAGAGAAAAAGGACATTCTCCTTCAGAATCTTTCAACGAAACTGTAGAAGAATTAACTCAAAGTTTGATGCCATTAGTATCAGAAAAAGGAATGGATTGGATGTACGCTAATTGTTCTACTACTGCGCAAAGAGGAGCTTTAGACTGGTGGAAAAAATTTAGAGATGCTACTTTTCCAGTATTTCAAGAATTATATCATGAAGTATTATCTGGTCATGAAGCAAAAAGAATTATTCAAGCTAATAGTCATATAAATTATAGAGAAAAATTGCAAAAAGAATTACAAGATCTTAGAAAAAGTGAATTATGGGAAGTTGGATCTATGATTCGCAATCTTAGACCGGAAAAAAAGGATCAGAATTAA